The proteins below come from a single Campylobacter concisus genomic window:
- the nrfD gene encoding NrfD/PsrC family molybdoenzyme membrane anchor subunit: protein MDGALNFTATFSHGVEWGWPIAVYLLLAGMSGGALIAAILLKHYKKQESFSPFFKAASLLAFVSIMLGMVCLIADLEKPLLFWKILINYNFTSVMSIGVAGLCVFIPLSFLMCLYAFNDEISNFLAKSLKSFSALFALIMKILIPLYPFLSRICLIFAVIICAYTGFLISVLIRFPLLNTAVLPALFIASGLSAGISGSSLVAAALFKEDPHSSDLHSLHSVEFSVLGAEILLILMLFVSLLLGSSYQQNAAVAFYSGVWANFFWLGVVLVGFIVPFVLNFAFGKKVASLKFSFYISSLAAVIGVLLLRVFILYAGQTYSI, encoded by the coding sequence ATGGATGGTGCATTAAATTTTACTGCAACATTTTCGCATGGAGTAGAGTGGGGCTGGCCGATCGCTGTTTATCTTTTGCTAGCTGGTATGAGTGGTGGAGCGCTAATCGCTGCTATACTTTTAAAACACTATAAAAAGCAAGAGAGCTTTAGCCCATTTTTTAAGGCTGCTTCGCTTTTAGCATTTGTTAGCATCATGCTTGGTATGGTTTGCTTGATAGCTGATCTTGAAAAGCCGCTTTTATTTTGGAAAATTTTGATTAATTATAATTTCACATCAGTTATGTCTATCGGTGTTGCTGGACTTTGTGTATTTATACCGCTTAGCTTTTTGATGTGCCTTTATGCATTTAATGATGAGATTTCAAATTTCTTAGCCAAAAGTTTAAAATCCTTTAGTGCTCTTTTTGCACTAATAATGAAAATTTTAATACCGCTTTATCCATTTTTAAGTCGTATTTGTCTTATTTTTGCTGTAATAATTTGTGCTTATACTGGATTTTTGATCTCAGTTTTGATTAGATTCCCACTCTTAAACACAGCTGTGCTTCCAGCTTTATTTATAGCTTCAGGACTAAGTGCTGGTATAAGTGGCAGTAGCTTGGTCGCAGCAGCTTTATTTAAAGAAGATCCACATTCAAGCGACCTTCATTCGCTTCATAGCGTAGAATTTAGCGTTTTGGGAGCTGAAATTTTACTCATTTTAATGCTTTTTGTATCGCTTTTACTTGGTTCAAGTTATCAGCAAAATGCAGCTGTTGCTTTTTATAGTGGCGTTTGGGCAAATTTCTTTTGGCTTGGCGTTGTGCTAGTTGGCTTTATTGTGCCTTTTGTTTTAAATTTTGCATTTGGCAAAAAAGTAGCTAGTCTAAAATTTAGCTTTTATATCAGTTCATTAGCGGCTGTTATCGGTGTTTTACTGCTTAGGGTGTTTATACTTTATGCGGGACAAACTTATAGCATCTAA
- a CDS encoding 4Fe-4S dicluster domain-containing protein, whose amino-acid sequence MQNQKNRRAFLKSMVAVAAGAGAASSGFAFKSEESVKKPHFGMIFDQNKCVGCTDCEIACRKVNLVPKGQMRLFIEDKTNPKNLLDKRFVRISCQQCVDAPCVAVCPTKACHKDEKTGIQTTNIDDCIACKYCIVACPYDVRYIDKVTHSAQSCNFCVDTNLKDDKEPACVEACRYEAIVFGDLNDENSHISKLLAVKDSIRLRAELGTKPSLRYIPKVKMGV is encoded by the coding sequence ATGCAAAATCAAAAAAATAGAAGAGCCTTTTTAAAAAGCATGGTAGCTGTGGCTGCTGGTGCTGGTGCGGCAAGTAGTGGTTTTGCTTTTAAGAGTGAAGAAAGTGTAAAAAAACCACACTTTGGTATGATATTTGACCAAAATAAATGTGTTGGCTGTACAGACTGCGAGATAGCTTGCAGAAAGGTAAATTTAGTCCCAAAAGGGCAGATGAGACTTTTTATAGAAGATAAGACTAATCCTAAAAATTTACTCGATAAAAGATTTGTAAGAATATCTTGTCAGCAGTGCGTCGATGCACCTTGTGTAGCTGTTTGTCCAACCAAGGCTTGTCATAAAGACGAAAAAACTGGTATACAAACTACAAATATAGATGATTGTATCGCCTGTAAATACTGCATCGTAGCCTGTCCATATGATGTGAGATATATCGATAAGGTTACGCACTCAGCTCAAAGCTGTAACTTTTGCGTAGATACAAATTTAAAGGACGACAAAGAGCCAGCTTGCGTAGAAGCTTGTAGATATGAGGCGATCGTCTTTGGTGATCTTAACGATGAAAATTCGCACATCAGTAAGCTACTAGCCGTAAAAGATAGCATAAGGCTAAGAGCAGAGCTTGGCACAAAACCAAGCCTTAGATATATTCCTAAAGTAAAAATGGGGGTGTAA